Genomic segment of Sulfitobacter faviae:
TACAGCCTTGAGATGAGCGCCGAACAGCTTGCCTCGCGGATTCTGTCGGAAGCTGCCGAGATCCCCAGCCACCAGATCCGCTCCGGCGACATGACCGAGGCCGAGTTCCGCCGTTTCGTTGATGCCGCCAAGGCGCTCGAGGCCTGCCCGCTCTTCATCGACGACACGCCCGCCCTGCCGATCAGCCAGCTTGCCGCCCGCGCGCGGCGCCTGAAGCGGACCCACGGGCTCGACGTGCTGATCATCGACTACCTACAGCTCGTGCGCGGCACCGGCAAATCCGAGAACCGGGTAAACGAGATTTCCGAGATCACCATGGGTCTCAAGGCCATCGCCAAGGAACTCGACATCCCGGTGATCGCCCTGTCGCAGCTCTCGCGTCAGGTTGAAAGCCGCGACGATAAACGCCCGCAGCTTTCGGACCTTCGGGAATCCGGCTCGATCGAACAGGACGCCGACGTGGTGATGTTCGTGTACCGCGAGGAATACTACAAGGAACGCGAGAAGCCCGGCGATCACGAGCTCGACAAGATGGCGGTCTGGCAGGAAGAGATGGAGCGTCTGCACGGCCGCGCCGAGGTGGTGATCGGCAAGCAGCGTCACGGGCCCATCGGCACGGTGGACCTCAGCTTCGAGGGCAAGTTCACCCGCTTCGGCAACCTCGTGCAGCCTTGGCAGCAGGGTGGCGGGGACGATCAGGAGTTTTGAGGGCTATCGTCTGCAGTTTTCCTAACCGGAACCATAGGAAAAAGGGCCATCGCCTGCCCGCGGGTCGGCGATCCCCGGTAGCCTCGCCCCACTTTATTTTTCAAACCTGATGTGCGTTTCGCGAGGGATCACCCAGCCTCGCCAAATCGCCTACCCGTCCGGGCGGGCAGGCGATGGCCCGGCGCCTACGGCTTGATTCCGGGCTGAGTGGCAACTTTGACCAAGGGCCATCGCTTGCCCGCGGGTCGGCGATCCCCGGTAGCATCGTGCCACTTTATGGTTCAACCATGATGTGCGTTCCGCAAGGCATCACCCAGCCTCACCAAATCGCCTACCCGGCCGGGCGGGCAGGCGATGGCCCGGCGCCTGCGGCTTGTTCCGGGCCAGGGTGGCAAGGAGGCCCGGCGTTTCCACCGGGCCACGCCCCTCACTCAGCCGCCGATTTCACCTCATACATCAGCCCCTTCGCGGTCCCCTCCGGGAATCCCTTCCAATAGCTGTGGTCTTCCTTCTCGGTCCCATCCTCCTCGGCCGACCAGACGCCGTCGTTCGAGTTCTCTACCAGATCGAGATACGCCGCCTTCGCCTCCTCACCCTTCAAATGACTGTCCATCCACGCGGTCACGAAATGCTGGGCGATATTGTTCATCCGCACCGTGTCCCAGACCGCGTCGGTGTAATGCTCCGAGATGTTGAAGCCCTTGTCTTCGCTGAAGTAATAGGCCTCCTCCGGCGCCGGCATCGGGGCGCCCGCGTTGTGACCTGCGTTCATGTAGGTCAAAAGCGCCCGGTCGACGTTCGAGGTGTTTTCCCAGATCGCGCGGATGCCGTTCTTATAAAGCGAGACATCATCCTGCGAGCCTGCGATAAAGAGCATCGGGATTTGCACGCCCGCCAATCCCTCGGCATCCCAGAAGCCACGGTTCATCCCCCAGGGGCCGAAGGCCACCGCGGTCTTGATGCGTGGGTCGGGCAGCGCGTCATGGGTCTCGGAGCCCGCCTGATGGATCCCGAGCGTTCCATGCGGACCGCCCCACGTATAGCCGACCGAGGTCTCCGTCACCCCGCCCCCGGCGGTGATGATCGCGCCATAGCCGCCCATGGAGTAGCCGATCAGACCGGTGTTCTCGGCGTCATAGAGCCCCGCGAAATCACCGCCCTCCGCGGCCTTCTGCGCCATCTGCTCCAGCACGAACAGCTGATCGAGCGAGCGGTTCACCAGCGTCGAGCCAAAGGCCGCCTGCGTGCGGTAGGTGCTGTCGGTATGGTCGATCGAGGCCACGACATAGCCCTTGGAGGCGAGGTTCTCTGCCAGATGCGACATGAGGTAACGGTTGCCCGGATAGCCATGGCTGATCAGCACCAGCGGAAAGGTCTCGCCCTCCGCCGGCTCGACGTCGCGCATGGCCTGTCCCTCGAGCGTGACCTCGGTGGTGCCGTCGCGGAGATAAGCCTTGAAGGAGGTGTCGCCCTCCGCCCCCTCGGCGGCGGGATAATACATCTCAACCGTGAGCGGCCGGTCGTAGCGCGGCATCTCCTTGGGCTTGTCGGCGGCGGGGTCGATGGCGAGGATGTCGATCTGGTCGGGGTTGACCATCTCCAAAGTGCGCACCCCCACGGCATGGTCGCCATAGGCCGCAAGTTCGGGCGCATTCGGCAATTGCCGGTCGATCCGGTTTTCCGCCTGCGCCACGCCAGCGGTAAGGCCCGCGGCAAGCAGGGCTGTGGTGGTCATATGTCGGTGCATGGTTCGTCCTCCCTTGAATTGGGCCAAGCCTACCCGCGCCACGGGGACAGGCAAGCGCCCTTCGGGTAACGTCACGGAAGTTTCACACCTACCCCGCGCGGCGCGCGCCACTTCGGCCTCGCTCAACCCGTATTTCCCAGCGAACCGCGCGCGAGCGGCTAGCAGTCTTGGATCGTCGGGCCTCATACCCAAGGTGCGGATGAAGGCAATGCGCTGCTGCTGTTTCAAAGCCTCGGTGTCAATATCGGTGCCCATGGCCCGGTCAATGATCTCCCCGCCCGGGCTGACGTGGAACCATTTGTTGAAGTCGCGAAAGTGATGCTGGTTGTGCAGCCGCGTGACATGCCGCTCCACCGCCGTTTTCGGCACCGTCAAATGCGCCGTCATGTGAAACCACTCATAGCCCAGAAAGGTCAGCACCCCGCCCAGAGGCACGATCGCCGTGGCGATCCAGACGCTCGCCTCGAAGCCCAGAAGCGCCGCGATGCCCCAGACCAGAAGGAAATTCCCCACGAGCATCGGCAGCGCGACCCAGACCGGCACGAAGAACAGCCCGTGAT
This window contains:
- a CDS encoding alpha/beta hydrolase family protein, with amino-acid sequence MTTTALLAAGLTAGVAQAENRIDRQLPNAPELAAYGDHAVGVRTLEMVNPDQIDILAIDPAADKPKEMPRYDRPLTVEMYYPAAEGAEGDTSFKAYLRDGTTEVTLEGQAMRDVEPAEGETFPLVLISHGYPGNRYLMSHLAENLASKGYVVASIDHTDSTYRTQAAFGSTLVNRSLDQLFVLEQMAQKAAEGGDFAGLYDAENTGLIGYSMGGYGAIITAGGGVTETSVGYTWGGPHGTLGIHQAGSETHDALPDPRIKTAVAFGPWGMNRGFWDAEGLAGVQIPMLFIAGSQDDVSLYKNGIRAIWENTSNVDRALLTYMNAGHNAGAPMPAPEEAYYFSEDKGFNISEHYTDAVWDTVRMNNIAQHFVTAWMDSHLKGEEAKAAYLDLVENSNDGVWSAEEDGTEKEDHSYWKGFPEGTAKGLMYEVKSAAE